In Urechidicola croceus, a single window of DNA contains:
- the aroQ gene encoding type II 3-dehydroquinate dehydratase translates to MKIIIINGPNLNLLGKREPTIYGNSTFEDYFKTLKSKFNEVELFYFQSNIEGEIIDKLHEVGFSYDGIILNAAAYTHTSVGIGDAVKGIETPVIEVHISNIHAREEFRHNSFIAPNAAGIIVGFGLKGYELAIQSFL, encoded by the coding sequence ATGAAAATAATAATTATTAATGGCCCAAACTTAAATTTATTAGGTAAAAGAGAGCCAACTATTTATGGAAATTCCACTTTTGAAGATTATTTCAAAACATTAAAAAGTAAGTTTAATGAAGTTGAATTGTTTTATTTCCAATCTAATATTGAAGGAGAAATTATTGATAAACTTCATGAAGTAGGGTTTTCTTATGATGGAATTATTTTAAATGCAGCTGCATATACACACACTTCAGTAGGTATTGGTGATGCCGTTAAAGGAATAGAAACACCAGTAATAGAAGTTCATATTTCCAATATACATGCTCGCGAAGAATTTCGTCACAATTCATTTATTGCACCAAATGCTGCAGGAATCATTGTTGGTTTTGGTTTGAAAGGATATGAATTAGCAATTCAAAGTTTTTTATAA
- a CDS encoding GNAT family N-acetyltransferase translates to MNNTIEIIDFNPKYSQTFHDLNTEWLEKYFYVEPHDKEVLENAKSFIIDNNGYIFFAKYNNKIAGTVALINNEEGYELSKMAVSPKFQGLKIGQKLMSKCIEFAKEKKWNELILYSNTKLTPAINMYRKNGFVEIPVQENCDYERCNIKMILKL, encoded by the coding sequence ATGAATAATACAATTGAAATAATTGATTTTAACCCAAAATATTCTCAAACTTTTCATGACTTAAACACTGAATGGTTAGAAAAATATTTTTATGTTGAACCACATGATAAAGAAGTATTAGAAAATGCAAAGTCATTCATAATAGATAATAATGGTTATATTTTCTTTGCTAAATACAATAATAAAATTGCTGGAACAGTTGCGTTGATTAATAATGAAGAAGGCTATGAACTGAGTAAAATGGCAGTTAGCCCTAAATTTCAAGGCTTGAAAATTGGGCAAAAATTAATGAGTAAGTGTATTGAATTTGCAAAAGAGAAAAAGTGGAATGAATTGATACTTTATTCAAATACAAAACTTACTCCAGCAATAAATATGTATCGAAAAAATGGTTTTGTTGAAATTCCTGTTCAAGAAAATTGCGATTATGAACGTTGTAATATTAAAATGATTTTAAAATTATAA
- the ftcD gene encoding glutamate formimidoyltransferase, with translation MKNKIIECVPNISEGSNSSIINTIANEIKSVKGIKLINIDSGEAANRTVFTFLGEPENVVKAAFKLIKKTSELIDMSIQKGEHPRFGATDVCPLIPISNISIEETIEYANNLGKKVGNELEIPVYLYESSATSKERINLANCRAGEYEGLANKMLIPKWKPDFGPSIFNESVKKTGAIAIGARKILIAYNINLNTSSKKIAHQIASELRESGKIKRDENGFKVLDKKGKTIRIPGKLKALKGIGWYIEDFKKAQVSYNLTDIDITPLHIVFEETVKTAKKFGVKVTGSELIGLIPLQSMIDTADYFLKKENQSINISEKDKINYSINKLGLNELKSFNPEKNIIDYNL, from the coding sequence ATGAAAAATAAAATTATTGAATGTGTACCAAATATAAGTGAAGGGTCTAATTCTTCTATAATAAATACCATTGCTAATGAAATTAAATCAGTTAAGGGTATAAAACTTATCAACATTGATTCTGGTGAAGCTGCAAACAGAACCGTTTTTACTTTTCTTGGTGAACCAGAAAATGTTGTTAAAGCAGCTTTTAAATTAATAAAGAAAACTTCCGAATTGATTGATATGTCAATACAAAAAGGCGAACATCCAAGGTTTGGTGCTACAGATGTTTGTCCACTTATTCCAATTTCAAATATTTCTATTGAAGAAACTATTGAGTATGCCAATAACCTTGGAAAAAAAGTTGGTAATGAACTTGAAATTCCTGTTTATCTTTATGAAAGTTCAGCAACTAGTAAAGAGAGAATTAATTTAGCAAATTGTAGGGCTGGTGAATATGAAGGTCTTGCAAATAAAATGTTAATTCCAAAATGGAAACCTGATTTCGGACCATCAATATTTAATGAATCTGTAAAAAAAACTGGGGCAATTGCAATTGGTGCAAGAAAAATATTGATTGCATATAATATAAACTTGAATACATCTTCAAAAAAAATTGCACATCAAATAGCCTCAGAATTAAGGGAGTCTGGTAAAATAAAAAGAGATGAAAATGGTTTTAAAGTTTTAGACAAAAAAGGTAAAACTATTCGAATTCCTGGAAAACTAAAAGCTTTGAAAGGTATAGGCTGGTATATAGAAGATTTTAAAAAAGCACAAGTATCCTATAACTTAACAGATATTGATATTACACCGCTTCACATTGTATTTGAAGAAACCGTTAAAACTGCTAAAAAATTTGGTGTAAAAGTTACAGGTTCGGAATTAATTGGATTAATTCCGTTACAATCAATGATTGATACTGCCGATTATTTCCTAAAAAAGGAAAATCAATCAATAAATATATCTGAAAAAGATAAAATTAATTATTCTATAAATAAATTAGGGCTTAATGAATTGAAGTCATTTAATCCTGAAAAAAATATAATTGATTATAATTTATAA
- a CDS encoding nucleotide sugar dehydrogenase, translating to MKNIKIAIIGLGYVGLPLAVEFSKKYKVIGFDINTDRINDLNKGLDHTFEVDSKDLQSVLSNVSNKKGLSLTHRLDELSSANFYIITVPTPIDENKKPDLRPLYGASNTVGKVLKKGDIIVYESTVYPGATEEECVPILEEVSGLEFNKDFFVGYSPERINPGDKARTVTKILKVTSGSTPEIADKVDEVYSSIITAGTHKASSIKVAEAAKVIENAQRDINIAFVNELSKIFRLMNIDTNEVLEAAGTKWNFLPFKPGLVGGHCIGVDPYYLAQKAISLGYSPEIILSGRRLNDSMGAFVAVETVKMMVKNDIPVNNADVLVLGIAFKENCPDIRNSRAIDIITELRSYNINVDVFDPWATVAAVKHEYDIDLISSLKDVDKKYQAIIIAVAHNEFKELDLEKYLDNAHIIFDVKAMLPKEKSHIRL from the coding sequence ATGAAAAACATAAAGATTGCAATCATTGGATTAGGGTATGTCGGTTTGCCGCTAGCTGTTGAATTTTCTAAGAAATATAAGGTAATAGGATTTGATATAAATACTGATAGAATCAATGATTTGAACAAAGGTTTGGATCATACATTTGAAGTTGATTCTAAGGATTTACAAAGTGTTTTGTCAAATGTTTCTAATAAAAAAGGATTGTCATTGACTCATAGATTAGATGAGTTGTCCTCAGCCAATTTTTACATAATAACAGTTCCAACACCAATAGATGAAAATAAAAAACCAGATTTAAGACCGCTTTATGGTGCGAGTAATACTGTAGGTAAGGTTTTAAAAAAGGGAGATATTATAGTCTATGAATCTACAGTTTATCCTGGAGCAACGGAGGAGGAATGTGTGCCGATTCTAGAAGAAGTTTCAGGTTTAGAATTCAACAAGGATTTTTTTGTAGGATACTCACCTGAACGTATCAATCCTGGAGATAAGGCTAGAACTGTTACCAAAATATTAAAAGTTACTTCAGGTTCAACTCCTGAAATTGCAGATAAAGTTGATGAAGTTTATAGTTCTATTATAACGGCAGGAACTCATAAAGCATCATCAATTAAAGTTGCAGAGGCTGCAAAAGTAATAGAGAATGCACAACGAGACATTAATATTGCGTTTGTAAATGAGTTGTCTAAAATTTTTCGTTTGATGAACATAGACACAAATGAAGTATTGGAAGCCGCAGGTACAAAATGGAATTTTCTTCCATTTAAACCAGGATTGGTTGGTGGACATTGTATTGGAGTAGATCCTTATTATCTAGCACAGAAAGCAATTAGTTTAGGATATAGCCCAGAAATAATTTTATCTGGAAGAAGATTGAATGATAGTATGGGTGCATTTGTAGCAGTAGAAACTGTTAAGATGATGGTAAAAAATGATATTCCTGTCAACAATGCTGATGTTTTAGTATTAGGAATAGCATTTAAAGAGAATTGTCCAGATATAAGAAATTCGAGAGCAATTGATATAATTACTGAATTGAGATCTTATAATATTAATGTAGATGTTTTCGATCCTTGGGCAACTGTTGCTGCGGTAAAACATGAATATGATATTGATTTGATTTCGTCATTGAAGGATGTTGATAAAAAATATCAAGCAATTATTATTGCTGTTGCACACAATGAATTTAAAGAATTAGATTTAGAAAAATACTTGGACAATGCTCATATTATCTTTGATGTAAAAGCAATGTTACCAAAAGAAAAATCACATATAAGATTGTAA
- a CDS encoding NAD-dependent epimerase has translation MKKVLVTGAAGFIGFHLSKKLVQEGFEVIGIDNINDYYDPNLKLARLKELNINTSVIEDNEENYGDITFVKLDLKDLDELKSLFELHKFDYVVNLAAQAGVRYSLINPHSYVDNNITGFLNLLECCRAFPIEHLVFASSSSVYGLSEEIPFHEDNSTDHPLAMYAASKKANEMMAHSYAHLYDIPSTGLRFFTVYGPWGRPDMALYLFTDAMFKDEEFYIFNNGEMSRDFTYIDDIVESIKRLIPKPPKRGNPEFDIKHPKPSKSTAPYQIFNIGNNSPVALMDFVDILEKVLGKEGKKVFKPMQPGDVTSTYANVESLFEYIDFKPSTKLEDGVKAFVDFYMNYKKNKN, from the coding sequence ATGAAAAAAGTATTAGTTACAGGAGCAGCAGGCTTCATAGGATTTCATTTGTCAAAAAAATTAGTTCAAGAAGGATTTGAAGTAATAGGAATTGATAATATCAATGATTATTACGATCCGAATTTAAAATTAGCGCGATTAAAAGAGTTGAATATTAACACTTCAGTTATTGAAGATAATGAAGAAAATTACGGAGATATAACCTTTGTTAAATTGGATTTAAAGGATTTAGACGAGTTAAAGTCTTTATTTGAATTACATAAATTTGATTATGTTGTTAATTTAGCAGCACAAGCAGGAGTAAGGTATTCGTTAATTAACCCTCATTCTTATGTAGATAATAATATTACTGGTTTTTTAAATTTATTAGAATGTTGTAGAGCATTTCCAATCGAACATTTAGTTTTTGCTTCATCTAGTTCGGTGTATGGGTTAAGTGAAGAAATACCTTTTCATGAAGATAATTCCACAGATCATCCATTAGCAATGTATGCGGCTAGTAAAAAGGCCAATGAAATGATGGCACATTCATATGCTCATTTATACGATATTCCAAGTACAGGTTTGCGCTTTTTTACAGTTTATGGACCATGGGGAAGACCCGATATGGCTTTATACCTTTTTACTGATGCAATGTTTAAAGATGAAGAATTTTATATCTTTAACAACGGTGAAATGAGTCGTGACTTTACATATATAGATGATATCGTTGAAAGTATAAAGCGACTAATTCCAAAACCGCCTAAAAGAGGTAATCCAGAATTTGACATAAAACATCCAAAACCATCAAAAAGCACTGCTCCATATCAAATATTCAATATTGGAAACAATAGCCCTGTAGCGTTGATGGATTTTGTTGATATTTTAGAAAAAGTTTTAGGAAAAGAAGGAAAAAAAGTATTTAAACCAATGCAGCCTGGAGATGTAACATCTACCTATGCCAATGTTGAAAGTTTATTTGAATATATAGATTTTAAACCATCTACAAAGTTGGAAGATGGTGTAAAAGCATTTGTTGATTTTTATATGAATTATAAAAAAAATAAAAATTGA
- a CDS encoding ABC transporter permease — translation MELQTRIYQKQNTKSLWTLIKESLNDIYTSRFLAKQLTIRDIKAQYRQSYFGILWAFIGPLTTALVWIFLNNSGTIKLSDTGIPYPVYVFSGTLLWSIMIEAINSPMLSTNSARSIISKINFPKEALIISGIYKLLFNSSIKIALLVIFLLIYQIPISWTILLFPFTLLAIIIFGTTLGLFITPLGLLYTDVSKAISFTFRFIMYLTPVIYVVPKTGIMKTLMELNPLTPLLLTARDVLVGQPPQYLTYYCVILSLSFLLLLVALAIYRVSIPILTERIG, via the coding sequence ATGGAATTACAAACTAGAATATATCAAAAACAGAATACTAAAAGTCTTTGGACCTTAATTAAAGAAAGTTTAAATGATATCTATACCTCTAGGTTTTTAGCAAAACAATTAACAATAAGAGATATAAAGGCACAGTACAGGCAATCATATTTTGGTATTTTATGGGCGTTTATTGGACCTTTAACTACTGCTTTAGTTTGGATTTTTTTAAATAATTCTGGAACCATAAAATTATCTGATACAGGTATTCCATATCCAGTTTATGTTTTTTCTGGTACTTTATTATGGTCTATTATGATTGAAGCAATTAACTCACCTATGTTAAGTACCAATTCTGCAAGAAGTATTATCTCTAAAATTAATTTTCCAAAAGAGGCATTGATAATTTCTGGTATTTATAAATTATTGTTTAACAGTAGTATTAAAATTGCTTTATTAGTGATTTTTTTACTTATTTATCAAATTCCTATCAGTTGGACAATATTACTATTTCCATTTACATTATTAGCAATAATAATTTTTGGTACAACATTAGGCTTATTTATTACTCCACTAGGATTATTATATACTGATGTTTCTAAAGCAATATCTTTTACTTTCCGTTTTATTATGTATTTAACACCTGTTATTTATGTAGTGCCAAAAACAGGAATAATGAAAACGTTGATGGAACTAAACCCATTAACGCCTTTACTATTAACAGCACGTGATGTTTTGGTAGGCCAACCACCACAATACTTAACATATTATTGTGTGATACTTAGTTTAAGTTTTTTGCTATTATTGGTTGCTTTAGCAATTTATAGAGTTTCAATACCAATTTTAACCGAAAGAATAGGGTAG